In one Eulemur rufifrons isolate Redbay chromosome 14, OSU_ERuf_1, whole genome shotgun sequence genomic region, the following are encoded:
- the ARMC5 gene encoding armadillo repeat-containing protein 5, protein MAAAKPVLTDSLSFCLAQLAAAAGQGLGGEKDSATNETPLGRALLALRTRHIKAEGGIERFRTRGGLRPLLALLRRAAAADPAPSPAGPGSAPSSAVSATSGPAPSSDSAPAAVSSTPSPPVRLRKTLDLALSILANCCTEGACRAEVRRLGGILSLVTILQCVKTDSIQNRTARALGNLAMEPESCGDIHSSGAVPLLVESLTACQDSQCLQSVVRALRNLADSPQHRLALAQQGAVRPLAELLAAAPDSALTSALVRALLELSRGCSRACAEQLSLGGGLGPLVSLASHPKRAVSEATILILANLCAQGLVRPALGNAGGVEVLLGELQRRRGPNGASPASQQPLVRAVCLLCREAINRARLRDAGGLELLMGLLRDPRASAWHPRVVAALVGFLYDTGALGRLQALGLVPLLAGQLCGEVGDEEEEGREAASWDFPEERTPERAEAGSFRSLRSWLISEGYAAGPRDISPDWSPERCPAPEPAEPVSPTSLRTPRTPRTPSRSPAASTEEPWGREGPALLLLSRFSQAPDPSGALVTGPALCGLLAYVTGAPGPPSPRALRILARLTCNPACLEAFVRSYGAALLRAWLVLGVAPDDWPTPRARPARRSQHRELGEMLLQNLSVQAESPFGVGALTHLLLSGSPEDRVACALTLPFICRKPSLWRRLLLDQGGLRLLLAALTRPAPHPLFLFFAADSLSCLQGLVSPAVSPALPPASPLDLDPPSPCLYEPLLGPAPVPAPDLHFLLDSGLQLPAQRAASATASPFFRALLSGSFAEAQMDLVPLRGLSPSAAWPILHHLHGCRGCGAALGPVPPPGQPLLGSEAEEALEAAGRFLLPGLEEELEEAVGRVHLGPQGGPESVGEVFRLGRPRLAAHCARWTLGPGQCPRNRGLALVGLVEAAGEEAGLLTEALLAVVMGIELGAKVPA, encoded by the exons ATGGCGGCTGCGAAGCCAGTCCTCACGGACTCGCTCTCGTTCTGCCTCGCGCAGCTCGCGGCGGCGGCCGGGCAGGGTCTGGGTGGGGAAAAGGACTCAGCTACCAACGAGACACCCCTGGGCCGTGCGCTCTTAGCCCTCCGCACGCGCCACATCAAGGCAGAGGGGGGAATCGAACGCTTCCGGACACGCGGCGGACTCCGCCCCCTTCTCGCGCTGCTACGGCGAGCGGCTGCAGCGGACCCCGCCCCTTCCCCGGCGGGCCCTGGCTCCGCCCCCTCATCGGCCGTGTCAGCTACTTCTGGCCCTGCCCCCTCATCGGACTCCGCCCCCGCCGCTGTGTCGTCGACGCCTTCGCCGCCAGTGCGCCTGCGCAAGACGCTGGACTTGGCGCTCAGCATCCTAGCCAACTGCTGTACGGAAGGGGCGTGCCGGGCTGAAGTGCGCAGACTCGGAGGCATACTCTCTTTGG TAACCATTCTTCAGTGCGTGAAGACAGACAGCATCCAGAACCGAACAGCCCGGGCTCTGGGGAACTTAGCCATGGAACCTGAGAGCTGTGGGGACATCCACTCTTCTG GTGCTGTTCCCCTGCTTGTTGAGAGCCTGACAGCCTGCCAGGACTCACAGTGCCTGCAGAGTGTGGTGCGTGCCCTCCGCAACCTGGCCGACTCACCCCAGCACcgcctggccctggcccagcaGGGAGCAGTGCGCCCACTGGCTGAGCTCCTGGCTGCTGCCCCGGACTCTGCACTGACCTCAGCCCTAGTCCGTGCCCTCCTGGAACTCAGCCGAGGTTGCTCCCGGGCCTGTGCTGAGCAGCTAAGTCTGGGTGGGGGACTGGGCCCACTTGTCAGCCTGGCTTCCCACCCCAAACGGGCAGTAAGCGAGGCCACCATTCTGATCCTTGCCAACTTGTGTGCCCAAGGCCTGGTACGACCTGCACTAGGCAATGCTGGTGGTGTGGAGGTGCTACTAGGTGAGCTCCAGCGGCGCCGGGGCCCCAATggggccagccctgcctcccagcagcccctggtGCGGGCTGTGTGCCTCCTGTGCCGGGAGGCCATCAACCGGGCCCGGCTGCGAGACGCTGGTGGTTTGGAGCTGCTGATGGGCCTGCTGCGGGACCCTCGTGCCAGTGCCTGGCACCCTCGTGTTGTGGCCGCCCTTGTGGGCTTTCTCTATGATActggggccctgggcaggctACAGGCTCTGGGACTTGTACCTCTCCTGGCTGGGCAGCTGTGTGGTGAGGTTGGcgatgaggaagaagagggaagagaagctGCTTCCTGGGACTTCCCTGAGGAGCGGACCCCTGAGCGGGCAGAGGCTGGAAGCTTCCGAAGCCTCAG GTCATGGCTGATCTCTGAGGGCTACGCTGCAGGCCCCAGAGACATCTCTCCGGACTGGTCTCCCGAACGTTGTCCCGCACCAGAACCAGCGGAGCCGGTCAGCCCGACCTCGCTGCGGACACCACGCACACCGCGCACGCCAAGCCGCAGCCCTGCTGCCTCCACCGAGGAGCCCTGGGGACGTGAGGGGCCTGCGCTGTTGCTGCTGTCCCGCTTCTCCCAAGCTCCTGATCCCAGCGGGGCTCTGGTGACCGGCCCTGCACTATGCGGTCTACTGGCTTACGTGACCGGGGCACCCGGTCCACCAAGCCCACGCGCTCTGCGCATCCTGGCGCGTCTCACCTGCAACCCTGCCTGCCTCGAGGCCTTCGTGCGCAGCTACGGCGCAGCGCTGCTGCGGGCCTGGCTGGTGCTTGGCGTTGCACCAGATGACTGGCCCACACCACGTGCCCGGCCTGCTCGCCGCAGCCAGCACCGAGAGCTGG GTGAGATGCTGCTGCAGAACCTGAGCGTACAGGCCGAGTCACCCTTCGGAGTAGGTGCCCTCACTCACCTGCTGCTCTCTGGGAGCCCTGAGGACCGCGTGGCCTGCGCGCTGACCCTGCCCTTCATCTGTCG GAAGCCCTCTCTGTGGCGCCGGCTACTTCTGGACCAGGGTGGCCTCCGTCTTCTCCTTGCAGCGCTGACTCGGCCTGCTCCACACCCgcttttcctcttctttgctgcggactccctctcctgcctgcaaGGCCTGGTGTCTCCTGCTgtgagcccagctctgccacctgcaaGCCCCTTGGACCTAGACCCCCCCTCCCCTTGCCTCTACGAACCTCTGCTGGGCCCAGCCCCCGTCCCAGCCCCTGACCTGCACTTCCTGCTGGACTCAGGCCTGCAGCTCCCTGCCCAGCGAGCTGCCTCAGCTACTGCCTCCCCTTTCTTCCGGGCTCTGCTCTCTGGCAGCTTTGCCGAAGCCCAGATGGACCTAGTGCCACTGCGAGGCCTGTCACCCAGTGCGGCCTGGCCTATCCTGCATCATTTGCATGGCTGCCGGGGCTGTGGGGCTGCCCTGGGGCCTGTGCCCCCGCCGGGCCAGCCCTTGCTGGGCTCAGAGGCTGAGGAGGCGCTGGAGGCTGCTGGCCGTTtcctgctgcctgggctggaggaggagctggaagaggcTGTGGGCCGTGTCCACCTGGGGCCTCAGGGCGGGCCAGAGTCTGTGGGTGAAGTGTTCCGCCTGGGCCGGCCCCGGCTGGCTGCCCACTGTGCCCGCTGGACATTGGGGCCGGGGCAGTGCCCAAGGAATCGGGGCCTGGCCCTGGTGGGGCTTGTGGAGGCAGCGGGTGAGGAGGCAGGGCTCCTGACTGAGGCTTTACTGGCTGTGGTGATGGGGATTGAGTTGGGGGCAAAGGTCCCAGCCTAG
- the TGFB1I1 gene encoding transforming growth factor beta-1-induced transcript 1 protein isoform X1 → MEDLDALLSDLETTTSHMPRSGAPKERPPEPLTPPPTYGHQTQTGSGESPGASGDKDHLYSTVCKPRSPKPAAPAAPPFSSSSGVLGTGLCELDRLLQELNATQFNITDEIMSQFPPSKVAAGDQKEDQSEDKKRPSLPSSPSPVLPKSSATSATLELDRLMASLSDFRVQNHLPASGPTQPPAASSMNEGSPSPPEPTSKGSLDTMLGLLQSDLSRRGVPTQAKGLCGSCNKPIAGQVVTALGRAWHPEHFVCGGCSMALGGSSFFEKDGAPFCPECYFERFSPRCGFCNQPIRHKMVTALGTHWHPEHFCCVSCREPFGDEGFHEREGRPYCRRDFLQLFAPRCQGCQGPILDNYISALSALWHPDCFVCRECFAPFSGGSFFEHEGRPLCENHFHARRGSLCATCGLPVTGRCVSALGRRFHPDHFTCTFCLRPLTKGSFQERAGKPYCQPCFLKLFG, encoded by the exons ATGGAGGACCTGG ATGCCCTGCTCTCTGACCTGGAGACCACCACCTCACATATGCCAAGGTCAGGTGCTCCAAAAGAGCGCCCCCCAGAGCCACTCACACCTCCCCCGACCTATGGCCACCAGACACAG ACAGGGTCTGGGGAGTCTCCAGGGGCCTCCGGGGACAAAGACCATCTGTACAG TACGGTATGCAAGCCTCGGTCCCCAAAGCCTGCAGCCCCTGCGGCCCCTCCATTCTCCTCTTCCAGTGGTGTCTTGGGTACTGGGCTCTGTGAGCTAGACCGGTTGCTTCAGGAACTTAATGCCACCCAGTTCAACATCACAG ATGAAATAATGTCTCAGTTCCCACCTAGCAAAGTGGCTGCAGGGGACCAGAAGGAGGACCAATCTGAAGACAAGAAAAGACCCAGCCT CCCTTCCAGCCCATCTCCTGTCCTCCCAAAGTCTTCAGCCACCTCGGCCACTCTGGAGCTGGATAGACTGATGGCCTCGCTCTCTGATTTCCGTGTCCAGAACCAT CTTCCAGCCTCTGGGCCAACCCAGCCACCGGCAGCAAGCTCCATGAATGAGggttccccctccccaccagagCCGACTAGCAAGGGCAGCCTGGACACCATGCTGGGCCTGCTGCAGTCCGACCTCAGCCGCCGTGGTGTTCCCACGCAGGCCAAGGGCCTCTGTGGCTCCTGCAATAAACCTATTGCTGGGCAG GTGGTGACGGCTCTGGGCCGGGCCTGGCACCCTGAGCACTTCGTGTGCGGTGGCTGTTCCATGGCCCTGGGAGGCAGCAGCTTCTTTGAGAAGGATGGAGCCCCCTTCTGCCCCGAATGCTACTTCGAGCGCTTCTCACCAAGATGTGGCTTCTGCAACCAGCCCATCCGACAC AAGATGGTAACCGCCTTGGGCACCCACTGGCACCCAGAGCACTTCTGCTGCGTCAGTTGCCGAGAGCCGTTCGGAGACGAGG GTTTCCACGAGCGCGAGGGCCGCCCCTACTGCCGTCGAGACTTCCTGCAGCTGTTCGCCCCGCGCTGCCAGGGCTGCCAGGGCCCCATCCTGGACAACTACATCTCGGCGCTCAGCGCGCTCTGGCACCCGGACTGCTTCGTCTGCAGG GAATGCTTCGCGCCCTTCTCCGGAGGCAGCTTTTTCGAGCACGAGGGCCGCCCGCTGTGCGAGAACCATTTCCACGCGCGCCGCGGCTCGCTCTGCGCCACGTGTGGCCTCCCGGTGACCGGCCGCTGCGTGTCGGCCCTGGGCCGCCGCTTCCACCCAGACCACTTCACCTGCACCTTCTGCCTGCGCCCGCTCACCAAGGGCTCCTTCCAGGAGCGCGCCGGCAAGCCCTACTGCCAGCCGTGCTTCCTCAAACTCTTTGGctga
- the TGFB1I1 gene encoding transforming growth factor beta-1-induced transcript 1 protein isoform X2, with protein MPRSGAPKERPPEPLTPPPTYGHQTQTGSGESPGASGDKDHLYSTVCKPRSPKPAAPAAPPFSSSSGVLGTGLCELDRLLQELNATQFNITDEIMSQFPPSKVAAGDQKEDQSEDKKRPSLPSSPSPVLPKSSATSATLELDRLMASLSDFRVQNHLPASGPTQPPAASSMNEGSPSPPEPTSKGSLDTMLGLLQSDLSRRGVPTQAKGLCGSCNKPIAGQVVTALGRAWHPEHFVCGGCSMALGGSSFFEKDGAPFCPECYFERFSPRCGFCNQPIRHKMVTALGTHWHPEHFCCVSCREPFGDEGFHEREGRPYCRRDFLQLFAPRCQGCQGPILDNYISALSALWHPDCFVCRECFAPFSGGSFFEHEGRPLCENHFHARRGSLCATCGLPVTGRCVSALGRRFHPDHFTCTFCLRPLTKGSFQERAGKPYCQPCFLKLFG; from the exons ATGCCAAGGTCAGGTGCTCCAAAAGAGCGCCCCCCAGAGCCACTCACACCTCCCCCGACCTATGGCCACCAGACACAG ACAGGGTCTGGGGAGTCTCCAGGGGCCTCCGGGGACAAAGACCATCTGTACAG TACGGTATGCAAGCCTCGGTCCCCAAAGCCTGCAGCCCCTGCGGCCCCTCCATTCTCCTCTTCCAGTGGTGTCTTGGGTACTGGGCTCTGTGAGCTAGACCGGTTGCTTCAGGAACTTAATGCCACCCAGTTCAACATCACAG ATGAAATAATGTCTCAGTTCCCACCTAGCAAAGTGGCTGCAGGGGACCAGAAGGAGGACCAATCTGAAGACAAGAAAAGACCCAGCCT CCCTTCCAGCCCATCTCCTGTCCTCCCAAAGTCTTCAGCCACCTCGGCCACTCTGGAGCTGGATAGACTGATGGCCTCGCTCTCTGATTTCCGTGTCCAGAACCAT CTTCCAGCCTCTGGGCCAACCCAGCCACCGGCAGCAAGCTCCATGAATGAGggttccccctccccaccagagCCGACTAGCAAGGGCAGCCTGGACACCATGCTGGGCCTGCTGCAGTCCGACCTCAGCCGCCGTGGTGTTCCCACGCAGGCCAAGGGCCTCTGTGGCTCCTGCAATAAACCTATTGCTGGGCAG GTGGTGACGGCTCTGGGCCGGGCCTGGCACCCTGAGCACTTCGTGTGCGGTGGCTGTTCCATGGCCCTGGGAGGCAGCAGCTTCTTTGAGAAGGATGGAGCCCCCTTCTGCCCCGAATGCTACTTCGAGCGCTTCTCACCAAGATGTGGCTTCTGCAACCAGCCCATCCGACAC AAGATGGTAACCGCCTTGGGCACCCACTGGCACCCAGAGCACTTCTGCTGCGTCAGTTGCCGAGAGCCGTTCGGAGACGAGG GTTTCCACGAGCGCGAGGGCCGCCCCTACTGCCGTCGAGACTTCCTGCAGCTGTTCGCCCCGCGCTGCCAGGGCTGCCAGGGCCCCATCCTGGACAACTACATCTCGGCGCTCAGCGCGCTCTGGCACCCGGACTGCTTCGTCTGCAGG GAATGCTTCGCGCCCTTCTCCGGAGGCAGCTTTTTCGAGCACGAGGGCCGCCCGCTGTGCGAGAACCATTTCCACGCGCGCCGCGGCTCGCTCTGCGCCACGTGTGGCCTCCCGGTGACCGGCCGCTGCGTGTCGGCCCTGGGCCGCCGCTTCCACCCAGACCACTTCACCTGCACCTTCTGCCTGCGCCCGCTCACCAAGGGCTCCTTCCAGGAGCGCGCCGGCAAGCCCTACTGCCAGCCGTGCTTCCTCAAACTCTTTGGctga